GAGAGTCCCATGAACTTGGCATGCACATATCTGCTGCCCAGAAGCCATTGCTCTGAGGTGTTCTGGAAACAAGGAGGAGGACTCAAGGAGAGCATCAATAGGAAAATGCTCTTTTTTCCCCAGGGGTACAGCCACTAGAAGGGATCTTGGCAAAAGCTTGAGAGCATCAAACCAGACATCCCCAGCTTTAGGTGGGGATGAAATGACCATTGTTTCAGGTACCTGCAGCAGAGAAGGGATTGGGCTGAGCTGGGTTGTACAGAGGCAGAATGGTTTATTGGTCTGAGCAATCACTGCTGCGAAGCACAGCATCTTGGGATATGACAAGGCCACTGACACCAGGCTAACCAGTCTTGATGTGATACCCATGAATCACTGTACATAATGGCTTCAATAGCAGAGAAGGCAACTTAGGGGAGGTGAGGGAGAGACCTGTTCAGAGTTacaggagggagaaggaagagactTGCTTGTTAGGGCTATGATGTGCCGATAGGATGGGATCCTTTTCCACGTCCCGTCCTTGCTCTTCTCCACAAACTTGTTATACAGGTTCAGCATGTCCTGGCTCCAGCTAGCATTGGGCAGGGCATAGTCCTTCAACCACCCAGCCTGGGAGAACTGGGTCTGAAAAATGGACAAAAGGCAATGAAGCTGGGTAGTTCCCTAGCTGTAACTAGTGCTCCCTTGCTCCTCTACAAACATTCACCTGTCTCATGTGGAAAGACCAAGGGCCAGCTATTTGTATGAGCTGTTGGTTGGGGCTGCACTGGTGTTTTGTGTATAACCTCCCCGGGCAGTTTCAGAGGGGTGCCGCCTGGCAACTGTCCTCCCTTTGGAAACAGAGACTTAATGTCTCCAATTCCCTTGCCCAGAAGTCTTCCCTGAGGTGGAACAGATGGTATGCAGGGAGCTATGGCAGCCATTCTCAaccataagaactgccatttactgggtcagaccctggGTCCATTTTGCCTAGTCTCATGTGTCCCACAGGGGCAAAGAGTAGATGCTAACAGGGAGtgtgaactgggtctgaccaggattttttccccaccgtttctttcccatttgcaacctccagcatttaagaccCAGGAAGTCTCATTCAGAGGCCGTGCTCCTCAGTGCCTtgctcagtagctactgatgcccctttccctcAAGAGCATGTCCAATCCATTTTAGAATCTGGCTAGATTGTCaccttccaccacatctggtggcaacgagTCCCACACTGTTCCActtgtgtgaaaaagaacttccttgtgCGAGTTTTAAACTCTCTACCTACCCGTTTCACGTTGTGACCTTTAGATCTTATATTGTGTAAGAGAGTAAATGATAAATCCCTATCGACTTTCTCTTCActgtttagtattttgtaaacccttatcatgtttattctcaagtgtctcttttctacaCTGAACTAGcctggcctctttagtctctcctcatatggaagcccctctgTGCCACGAATCACCCGTGTTCTCCTTTTCTGggccttctctagttcttctatatcctagCTGAGGTCTGGGAACCAGAACTGGGCAGTGCATTGGTGCCAGGGTGCCACAGGATCCTTTTTAAGCGTGCTGTGGCATGCTGCAAGTGTTAGCATTGTCAGATGGGTGAACACCTGAAATGATTCAGaagctaaacccagagatttccaataggaatccacaTTGTCaaactgctctgccctgttgTCACCTTCCCGAGTTGCATCGATCAATATTAATATTCTACAACACCCCAGGCGCCCCTGGAAAGATTTCAttgcaccctggttgaaaaccacttttTTAGCAGATTCAAAAGCAGCTTGCTATGGCCCAGCATCGCTCATAAGATCCACAATAACCAAGAGATCAGAACTGTTTCTCTGCTATCGTCAGTGAGCTGCAATCGCTAACCTTCTGCCTGGAGATTCCCAACCTCCCTCACAGTGGCTTGGCAAACTGAGGCAGTCAGTCTGTTCTCCCCAAGCAACGCAAAGTTTGTTAACAGATGTTCAGCTAGGCAGTGACTGGAGGACAGCGACCAGTTCACTCTCCAGCTTTTGTCCTCTCGGGTGCATCCTTGGATCCCTCTGAATTCTGAAGAGGAAAGGATTTCCCTTATGCAACAAGCTCGGAGCAGCACCTGGGGACTAGAATATTTCATGACAGCTCTGAGGCAGGTCAGCCACCCGGCTTTGTGCTGCTTGCGATGCTCACAGCTGCTCTTCTACAATTAGACAGCCTTTCCTCGAAGGACAGGAAAGCACTTCACCAAGGGATTCAGCACTTCTGTTTTAGTGAGGGGCAAGTGGAAGGCAAACAGGGCAAGTGGGACGTTTGAGGACCAGTCCCCAATTCAGGTAGCGCCTCGTCCTCTGAGACAACCTAGCTGTATCTTCAGACACTCTGAGCACCTGCGCTTCCCATCACAgctgtgagaggcagcagcagctcaaccATCTGAAAACACAGGCTGGGCACCAGGACCAGTGTCTACTTTTGACTCGGTCCAAGCGACTCCTCCCAGGCCATAAGGAGTCAGAGTCTAAGTCAAGATAGAAACCTGCATGTTCCTCGCTCCTTGCCACCAACCAGCCCCGTGGGTCCCCACAACACTCACCACAGACATCCGGAGCAGACAACATGCAGCAGCTGGCCGGGACTCTCCAAGGACAGCCTTTGGCCCAGGACAGGGGACCAAGCTGTGCCTCAGCTCCCATGCCAGGGCCACGCGACTCCTCCACACGGCTCCCAGCACGGAGTTGCGGAGCCTTCGACCCAACCCTGCTGAgcatggcagagggaggggacGCAGCCAGGTCCACGGGGCCGGCATGGTCCAGCTCCGGCTTTGAGCTGCATCAGGAGAGCTTGACTCAACAGAGGAGAAATGCAAAAACTCCACAGCTCTCGGTTCAGAGACAACACCTTGTATTAGACCCGCTAAGAAATCACAAATAAaaaaacatctattttttttaGGTTTCTTAGCGGGTCTAATCATCCTTAAACCAACCGCTCTCgagctttgcatttctttccatctcagaccaacacggcgaCCAAATACATCCCCGAAACACGCTGGATTTTAGCCGGTTTGGCATTTAAACTTCGTTGTTCAACCACAGTAAAGATTTTGATGCCTCCCTGGCCCTCCTGCGGCCCGGGAAGGACTCCTACCTGATCCGCACGTCAACGAGCAACTCGCCCAGTCACTGACACCCTCGTGGGAACCCTTCGCGTCGCCCCGCGCCCGCTGCACCCCGACGGCGCCGCGCCGTCCCCACGTGCCCCGGCAACGCTCCCCCCGAGGAGACTGACACAGCTCCCACTTTTAAGCTTCTTCCACGTGTTTTAGCTCAGGGAGGAGTGAGtcctctgctaagccaagctggtcacctgccacCTTGGCTCATCTTCGTGCCCACGGGCACGGCTCGTTCCTGCGCCCTCATTGTTTCACCATCATTTCAGGTACAGAATgttctcccccccactcccagcggaGCCCCCAGGCGTCGGGGGACGGACTACACATGATTTGCCCCCCCGCAGGTcagtctggggggaaggggcgtggggggggggggcagcttgaaggccccgggggggaggggcgagGTTCCCGTTGCCACAGCAACAGCGCCGGGAAGCCGCGGAGCTTCCGCGTTCTGCccgctggccccgccccttctCCGCTAACGCGGGCCGCGATTGGTCAGAACGGCGGGCGAGGGCGGGGCCTGGCTGCTCTAGGCCGGAAGTGGTGGCGGCGGCGGCCATGGCGGCGGCGGGGTCAGGCCGCTGCAGGCGAGACCCGTGTGGGACACTCTGCTTGCTGCTCACCTACGTCAGTGTGGGCTACGCGGACTACGTCATCCTCACGCACGTACTACTGCAGCCCGGCTTCCGGGGCAGGTAGGGGCGGGGCCTATCGGAGGGGGCGGGGCGCGTGTGGGCGGGGCCGGGCGTTGGGGCACGTGGTGGCAGCCAAGGGGCTTCCCCTGTAGGCCTGTGTGGCCCAGTGTGGCGAGGGGCTGCCGCACCGCTGGCCCGTGTCATGGGCAGTGGCACCGCCAGCATGGTGCCCTCGCccgggcccagcctggctgggccgggccgggcccccgcCAGGCTCCGCATTCAGCTCTTCCGGTCGCCCCTGGGTGCACGCAGGGGAGGATGGTGCAGTTCCTCTTGATATTAATGTCCGTGCTTTATTGGCCAGGTTAAACGACTCCGCAGCGCGTTCAGTGTCGTGCTGCGCAGGGCCCTGCTGGTCATAGTCCTAGAAAggagggtcggaggggacctcaggaggtcacatctagtccagcccgcCGCTGCAAGCAGGGCCAGCTCCgattacatcatcccagccaaggctttgtctagccaggtcttaacctttcaggatggagactgcaccacgtCACCTCTCTGGGGACTGTGTTCCAGTGACTTGCTACCCTTCTCACGGAAGAAgtttttaatatctaacctaaacttcccttgctgcaactggagctgattgctccttgtcctgtcacctgcccccactgagaacagcccacctccatcctctgtgcagtcccccctgcagggagttgaaggctgctattaaaccccccctcagtcttctcttctgcagactaaatacactcggttccttcagcctctcctcacaagtcacgtCTCCtggcccctgaaccatttttgttgccctccactggactttgttcaatttgttcacatcctttctgggggggggcgggcaaaactggacacaggactcgagaagtggcctccccagtgctgagtagaggggaaggatcactgccctcgatctgctggcagcgctcccaccaatgcagcccaggatgccgagAACCTGGTGTGGCTCCCTGCCTCCATGACCCCAGCTGCTCGCTctctccagccccaggggagcccagggacaggcgatctggtgctgggctgcacatCTGACAGGTGTTGCTCTTTTGGTTCCGTTCTCCCAGCCTCTGGTGCCCATTCCATGCGGTGGCATTTAACCTCATCGTCTTCATGCTGCTGGCCTGTCACACACGAGCTGTGTTTGCTGATCCAGGTACGTTCCTGCCTGTGGTTTGTTCCTCTGCTcaagctgggtgggggcagtgacAGCTGTAGTGTTAGCACAGGGTTGCAGGAAGATTTGAGCTCTCTCTGTTGGGTGACTTTTGCCAGagttccttccccaccctgctgttggAAGGACGCCAGGATCTCTGGCTGAAACATTAGAGAAGAGGCCGTGCACTTGTGAGAAGATCCTGTTCCTTTCTGGAGGGACATCATTGACTTTTCCCATTaacagagagagggagtgagCTGCATTAGTCAGGAGGAAGGCCTGGTAGATTTGCACTTTCTAGACCAACCAAATAAAAAATGTGTAAACTTTCATAAGCCGCAGCTCACTTAGTCGAGGCTATGCtggcagggatggcagcccctcCGAAGCAGCTgatgaagcaagctgctgcttatgaaagcttatgcatctttgattaagttggtctacaaggtgcaaatgtATCCTGCTTTCTTCCACCAAACTAGCCTGTGTGTTTGTGATCCTGGATCTTCCTGCTGTCTCTGGGGCGTGGCCCTGCCCAGCTAGGCTGGTCTGactgggatggcaggaggcttgaCTTCAGGATGTGGCAAACAGAAGGTAGCTAGTGAGGAGGCTTTCTCTGTGGTGAACCAAGCGCTTGTCTGTTCTGGAGGCAtaggctggccaggcagcagggcaggggattgCCAGGGCCATCTGGCCTGATCAGCCAGCTACTCAGCAGCCAGTGTAAAAGCTGTTCTCTCCCCGTTAGAGCTCTCTGGAGAGAGGGGGTTGATTTTTCAGCTTCTTTTgcctcccagatgcctgggtcagTAGCGGGGAGGGGATAGTATGGCAGGGGGTgtctccaccaccttttgtgaACCTCCCAGGGTCACTATGGGGGTGTCAGAGGATGGCTGCAGGGTTTTACGGATCAGGGGCCAGGATTTCTGGGTTCTTCTTCCAGCTGTGATGCAGCCTCTCTGAACCCTGACCCCGATTGCTCCCCCACTGTGCTCCTTGTCCTTTGGAGGACTGGGAGACAGCATGTTGAGGTGGAACTGGTGGTGTAgagggctggggttgggctgTGTGTGCAAGGAGATGGGCACAGGCTGCAGCTAAGGTGGATCTGCCCTGACTAGTACTGTGCCTGCTGAgtcagggcaggtgctgctgacagCAAGCAGCGACACCCAGCTGGCTGCTCTCACTGCCTCCTGTTGTGGTTTCCAGGCATGGTCCCTCTCCCTGACACCGCTATCGACTTCTCTGATCTGCGCAGTGGCACGCCCCACAAGAATGACCGGGTGAGCTCCCTTCAGCACTCTGCGCTGCACATGGTTGTGGGAGACCTGGGGCAACAGCTGTCACTGCCCTGAGGGATATGGATCAGGATCTCAGTAAGCCTCTGGGGTCTGTGGCCATGGGTGTTAGAGCAGCCCCTCTAGTTGTGCAGCTGGGGTTCAGGCCCCTGCACCTTGACAtcagctgggaggtggaggggagttAGGGAGAGACTCCCCTGGGGGGACTGCAGGGCTAGTACTACTGGATTGCCCTGGCACTGGTCCAGCTGTAGTGGCAGCTTCTGCTCCATGTAATGTTAGGTCCTTCTGatgctgggagcagtgtggcCCATGGGTGCAGGGACTGCTGCCCTGCACGTTCCACCTGCACCAGAGCACCCTGTGCCattgggaggtggaggtggagacCATGCACCATAGCTAGCCTGCCATGGGATGAGAGCtgctgagctggcagctgcctccagtgtCGTAGTACAAGCTATGAAGAACCAGAATCCAGCcttgcagcagtgccacaggggctgctgcctcctggaTTAGCCAGGGCAAGTACCTACCTCAAACTCCAGCAGAGTGTGGCTTTCCCTTGTGGTGGTGCAGACTGTGGCTGGccttcccctctccagcccccaccagggcCATGAGGCTCTTTTGGTCTTACAGTAAATGGAGATGGGTTTGAAATGAGCATGTGCCCCTGGTGCTGCTGATGGCGAGGCTCCATCAGAATTGCAACTGGGGCCTGGTCTCTGGCGTGTTGTacagggaagaggggggaggctGAAGTGCCTGCAGAGCAGTGTGGCATGGAGTGAAAGAGACTTGAGAGTCCCCAGCAAAACAGCAGGGAGCTCACAGCGGAggagggccagggcaggctgtgctTGCAGCTCTGCAGTGCTGGCTTGGCTTCCTCAGGACAGGGCTTGCAGCCCTGTGAGTTGGGGCAGACCAACTAGTGGGCTGGGTTGTGGCAGCCAAGCTGGGATTGTGCCCTGCATTCTGCTTGCCAAGGTTCAGTTTGTTCAGTTCTTGGCTTCCTCAGCAACGACACTCCCACTCTGTCTtttctgctgcccagccctgtgctgctggtcCCCAGGGTCCAGGTCTTGCTATCTAGGCTGGCTgtgaggagctgccagctgatttctttctttctcgcGCTCCCCAGGGGAATGAGGACTGGACAGTGTGCAATCGCTGTGAGACGTACCGGCCACCCCGAGCGCACCACTGCCGCATCTGCCACCGCTGCGTGCGCCGCATGGATCACCACTGCCCCTGGTGaggccccaccctgctctgctcacACGGGGGAGCCAAGGTCACTTGCTCATATGAGCACTGCCTGGGATGGGTCCTGCCTCTATCACCAGGCTCACTGGCTGCAGAGCAAGCTCTCAGGGCTGAATCATATGTTGGTACATGCACGTGTGTATGTATCTGGCCTCACAGCAGAGCCCTGCATTGGCAGCACGGTGGAATCTACCCTTGCCTGCAGCTGCCTTGTCTGCTCCCTTGCATTGGGGGTTTGGAATtgatctccctgccctgctctgtgctgccattgcCCCTGACTGGCGGGGTATGGTATGGGTCTGAGCACACACAGACCCTTGCCAAGCTCTGACAGtgcagcagtgacttccagttcTTGGAAGGGCAaaccaggagggcagcagggcacttaTGACCCCTcatcccagctcccagagccttgcccctgctgagccctgccccttgagAGCATGCCAACTGGGTTGGTGGGGGGGCACCCTGTGGTTGCAGGCAGCAGTGTTGGGCCCTGGAGGGGGTAGGCGTCTTCCAGGCAGCAATGATCTTATTCCCAGTGCTGCTCTCTGCCTTCTCCCAGAGTGGCTGGAACCTGCAGCCCAGCTGTATGTGCGCGCTTCGGAGCAGCCTGCTCATTAGCCCTTGGCCCATGCATCCTGGGCAGTCACCAGCAGGATCCCTGGACTGCAGGGCCTTCCCTATTGCTCCCTCACAGGGGGCGTAATGAGCTGACCTCTCCCCAGAGCAGCGCTGTTTGAATGGTAGGCAGAGACCATGCTTCACTgcacctctggggtgggagggtcATGCAGCCCCGTCACGCGCGCTCTTTCTCTGTAGGATAAACAACTGCGTGGGCGAATTAAACCAGAAATACTTCATCCAGTTCCTCTTCTACACGGGTACgtggggctgcaggggtggcttgatgggtgtgtggggaagccagggtgcatgggtggatctaggcagacaaggatctaggattttgaaaaggagggtgcaaaTGATttgatgcatcatcacatataacacaacacatttttctctggtTAAGGAGTAACTAGAAGTCTAAGTAACATGCTAGGGGCCCAgcgctatattattcagtttaagactaaagtaaaaataaatataccTTTATTGGAacatagggagacaaggttctttgggtgaatctcatatcttttattagaccaacttaaatagttggaaaaaaaaattcttagcaagcttttgggtttaaaaaccctttgtcagactgaggaagcctccgcagttggtgtgtgctcttcctggattgaatgagaagtaaagaagtcagaggctgggctggtgtgcttgcaagacaggcagtcaggaaagatgtaaactgaggagtcggtgggtgagagacaggctgggtgtggggggagtgaagggggatgaatgtaggtggtaaatagtggagaggtacctggagagtctgatgtcaggcaggttataatgtgtcataaatccagtgtctatatttagtctatgcTTTTTATTGGAACATGCATGTaattgctagattatatattaagtttttaaaacaacaaactGGGCAAAAATAGTCCAAACGTATTGTATTGTTAGTCTTGTAGTTGTTATAGTTAAATGTCCATCTCTTATTCAAATTCATTAAACAAAATCTTGCCGCCTTGAGCATCTTGACCATGTATCCAACACTTTGCTGTCAGTCATATCTACATCTGAATGAAGGTTTCTAGCTAAAGCTAAAATCAGTCTGCAGACCTGTAAACCAGAAGAGACTGCCAGGAATGACTAACACAACAAAATTGCCAGAGAagggatagcttgattagtaaaacatcaagaccattaaaaaggagagagggtcattgacACCTGTGGAAGGAAGAGAGATTTGCAGGAATGGAAGAGATgctaatgagccataaagtcaattgaTTCCTGTAGCCCTGCCTGATTACTCCACTTCTCCTCTGGGGAAGAGGGTTTTCcattttgggtggagcaggaatcaaagcactGTTGCACCCACTGGATCCACTGCTACCTGGGTGGGTGACTGCGGCTCCTGGGCAGGCCCAGCCGGGGAGGCCCCTTCCTTTGCCAGCTCTGCAGCTCCCTCTTCCCATGCTAGAgggagctccagccccacacaagGACAGCTGCTGTGACCTGGACTGTGTGTGAAGCCAGCTCAGGGGAAGATCTTCTCTGTGGCAAAGCTGGGAGCCCTACTTCCTGGGCTCTGCCACGcagctccttgctcccactgTTGGCAGAGTGCATGTGGGGGGTGCGCGGTGATGGAGGTAGCATGATTTGCAGCACTGCCTGGAGCTGGCCACAGTGACTTTAGTGCTTTGACTCCTGGCCTGCCGGGGCCATCTCTGTGCTCggccctgtccctgctctctgCTTCACCTGCCTCCCCCACAACTCTGCTATGTTTACACACATGTGAAGAGTTTGCAAGGGAGCGCTGGCATTTCCTGACTTGTCCTTGAGTCTGACATCGCTGTACAACAGGGGTGTTCAGTGTGGAGTCCAGTCTGTGgggcagatccagcctgtggagctaggTGGTTGGATCACTCTGTGCGAGGGGGCAGGGAACCAGGCTGTCCCCTTCTAAGGCTGAGCAAGGGAATGGGATGCCTTGGCTGAATGGTCAACAGTAAAGCCCTTCCCCGGGGCCCCCATAATGGGCAAAGGCTGGATGGtagtagctgcagcagcacagatgaAACAGTCTGTGTGGATGAGAGGCATATGAGGGAGGAACAAGCAACTGTGCTTGGCGAGACTGTCGGGGTCTGTGATGGACCTGCAGGATCTTATGTGGGAATCTCAGTGAGGATCTTATGTGGGGATCTTATGTGGGGATCTCAGTCTTGGGGGATTTTAGGAGCAGCAATGTGTAATCCTGGGAGAGGCTTCAGTGTCCTGGTTCGCTCCCCGCCTGCTGTGAGATGCATTAATCTCCAAATTACTTAGTTGGCAGGTTTCTCTGTCGGGTGGCTGCTGTCCTAATGAGAGGCAAGCTACCTTAGGTGAAATTTTGGCTCTTATCAAGGACCCTGTAGAACAGCCATTCTTGACTAGGGGTTTGCAGCACCCCGAAGTGCCCTGAGATCCTTCCCAGCGTGCTGCGGATGCCACACACCACTGGCATGGGTAGGtttgcaagcatgattcacaagataagccctgAGACTTCAAACAGGAAACCAgggtattaaaaacattctgtcctgctgtggtctctctcagctctttgcaacagaaaaattcttctgttcgttttttttttccccccactgtcaaaaaatgattgaaaactaagaactggcctATCCCAACatgtgccttgagtctgaaaaggctgAGGACCATTGTTATGGAACAGGGTTGTCTGatatacagcctgtgggctggatttggcccatggagctgtaTGATGCATCCTGTGGGTCTCCAGACCAACCCCACACATGCTTCATGGTGCCTGAGGGGTCAGTCCAGAATATGGGTTGCATGAGGTGCCCCTGCCAGaacagccctgtgtgctggctccagcGTGTACAGGCATCCTGTCGCCTATCTGGATCACCCCCACAGCCAGCGTTCAGGCATGTCCAACAGGACGCTGCATGCAGTCCACGCCCTGGACCTCCCCTCTCTGCTGTGTGCAGTCCCAAGTCCAGCCCCCATGGTGCATACAGAGAGTCCCCCGGAGCGAAGCCAATCCACATTGCCTGTGGTGCCATGGACTGGACCTGACACTGTGGGTGCTGCACACGCCATGGGGTCGGTCCTGCAGACAGGCTCGGTGCCCTCATTTGGTCCATGGTGTTTGATGCCCCTGCTGTAGAAGAACCATGGGCTGTGGAAGATGCTCAAGGATCAAGTGGACACAAGCTGATCCAATTTAATCTTACTTGCAGGCAGGACAAAACAGGCCTCTAGCAAGGGCTTGGCCTTCAGGAGGACAAACTGAGAAACAGGCAATTATTTAAGGTGGTCGACTGCATTTGAGAGTGGAGAGATTCGGGTGTGGAAGCAGCGTGGAGCTACAGTATTTCATGGCAAAAGTACAAACATCCGAAGCAAAAGGAAAGATTGATAGGGAAGGGCCACAGTATGCCTGGGGTGAATGGCAGCCTTGTGTTGGGGCTGAGAcatgggaggtggggctgggtagGGAGGAGGGAGACAGCCTGTCTGGTCAAGGAGTGCAGGAACAGCATGAATGGCCAAAGGCCTGGTTGGGCTTGATCTTGTGAGGAAGATTCAA
This sequence is a window from Alligator mississippiensis isolate rAllMis1 chromosome 15, rAllMis1, whole genome shotgun sequence. Protein-coding genes within it:
- the LOC102559435 gene encoding uncharacterized protein LOC102559435 isoform X3, with the translated sequence MQSSRAVGLRMIRPAKKPKKNRCFFICDFLAGLIQGVVSEPRAVEFLHFSSVESSSPDAAQSRSWTMPAPWTWLRPLPLPCSAGLGRRLRNSVLGAVWRSRVALAWELRHSLVPCPGPKAVLGESRPAAACCLLRMSVTQFSQAGWLKDYALPNASWSQDMLNLYNKFVEKSKDGTWKRIPSYRHIIALTNSIKLEAEKPRQDTRIFLRNLDGEGLGFEYVMFFNPAEKRVVTVYQPGPYLEGYDGFTHGGSTATMIDTTCGICSIFLAGKSMTASLSINFKILSRS
- the LOC102559435 gene encoding uncharacterized protein LOC102559435 isoform X5, with the protein product MQSSRAVGLRMIRPAKKPKKNRCFFICDFLAGLIQGVVSEPRAVEFLHFSSVESSSPDAAQSRSWTMPAPWTWLRPLPLPCSAGLGRRLRNSVLGAVWRSRVALAWELRHSLVPCPGPKAVLGESRPAAACCLLRMSVTQFSQAGWLKDYALPNASWSQDMLNLYNKFVEKSKDGTWKRIPSYRHIIALTNSIKLEAEKPRQDTRIFLRNLDGEGLGFEYVMFFNPAEKRVVTVYQPGPYLEGYDGSLSGSPMEAPRPP
- the LOC102559435 gene encoding uncharacterized protein LOC102559435 isoform X2, producing MQSSRAVGLRMIRPAKKPKKNRCFFICDFLAGLIQGVVSEPRAVEFLHFSSVESSSPDAAQSRSWTMPAPWTWLRPLPLPCSAGLGRRLRNSVLGAVWRSRVALAWELRHSLVPCPGPKAVLGESRPAAACCLLRMSVTQFSQAGWLKDYALPNASWSQDMLNLYNKFVEKSKDGTWKRIPSYRHIIALTNSIKLEAEKPRQDTRIFLRNLDGEGLGFEYVMFFNPAEKRVVTVYQPGPYLEGYDGPILLGSVVLVDSRLDRMEGRKAFLSCQVLSCDGQTLHAEATALFIQVASPSQR
- the LOC102574936 gene encoding palmitoyltransferase ZDHHC3, with amino-acid sequence MAAAGSGRCRRDPCGTLCLLLTYVSVGYADYVILTHVLLQPGFRGSLWCPFHAVAFNLIVFMLLACHTRAVFADPGMVPLPDTAIDFSDLRSGTPHKNDRGNEDWTVCNRCETYRPPRAHHCRICHRCVRRMDHHCPWINNCVGELNQKYFIQFLFYTGLASLYAMGLVLTTWLWPADKGLSENVAEADGGASNSHVHMAHCIILLVESVLFGLFVTVIFYDQVVSIITDETPIEQLRNRLLKEANREVAHTRKPKIALLREVFGRGFVICWFFPCNCSPPSGGGPSYSYLPNYDV
- the LOC102559435 gene encoding acyl-coenzyme A thioesterase THEM4 isoform X1, encoding MQSSRAVGLRMIRPAKKPKKNRCFFICDFLAGLIQGVVSEPRAVEFLHFSSVESSSPDAAQSRSWTMPAPWTWLRPLPLPCSAGLGRRLRNSVLGAVWRSRVALAWELRHSLVPCPGPKAVLGESRPAAACCLLRMSVTQFSQAGWLKDYALPNASWSQDMLNLYNKFVEKSKDGTWKRIPSYRHIIALTNSIKLEAEKPRQDTRIFLRNLDGEGLGFEYVMFFNPAEKRVVTVYQPGPYLEGYDGFTHGGSTATMIDTTCGICSIFLAGKSMTASLSINFKIPILLGSVVLVDSRLDRMEGRKAFLSCQVLSCDGQTLHAEATALFIQVASPSQR